A region from the Vanacampus margaritifer isolate UIUO_Vmar chromosome 5, RoL_Vmar_1.0, whole genome shotgun sequence genome encodes:
- the acad8 gene encoding isobutyryl-CoA dehydrogenase, mitochondrial, which yields MAACKLVRLARLTENICRRSRLFAGRSAPRRGIATCIDPSHGLTDEQKEFQKVAFDFAANEMAPHMAEWDQKEVFPVETMRKAAQLGFGGIYVQPDVGGSGLSRLDTSVIFEALSTGCVSTTAYISIHNMCAWMIDSFGSEEQRQRICPQLCSMEKFASYCLTEPGSGSDAASLLTSAQRQGDHYVLNGSKAFISGGGESDIYVVMCRTGAKGPKGISCLVVEKGTPGLSFGKKEQKVGWNSQPTRAVMFEDCAVPVSNLLGVEGQGFTIAMKGLNGGRINIASCSLGAAHASVQLARDHLLVRKQFGETLSNNQFLQFKLAEMATDLVASRLLVRQAAVALQEERADAVQLCSMAKLFATDHCFNICNQALQMHGGYGYLKDYAVQQFVRDIRVHQILEGTNEVMRMIISRSLLTES from the exons ATGGCGGCTTGTAAACTAGTAAGACTGGCGCGGCTGACAGAGAACATCTGCAGGAGAAGCCGTTTATTCGCCGGTAGAAGTGCACCGAGACGAGGGATAGCTACGTGTATCGACC CTTCTCACGGCCTCACAGATGAACAGAAGGAATTCCAGAAAGTGGCCTTTGACTTTGCAGCCAATGAAATGGCGCCGCACATGGCAGAGTGGGACCAAAAG GAAGTGTTCCCAGTGGAGACCATGCGCAAGGCAGCCCAGCTGGGCTTTGGGGGCATTTATGTACAGCCGGACGTGGGGGGTTCCGGTCTGTCCCGCCTGGACACATCGGTCATCTTCGAAGCCTTGTCCACCGGATGCGTCAGCACCACCGCCTACATCAGTATCCACAA catGTGCGCCTGGATGATTGACAGCTTTGGCAGTGAGGAGCAGAGGCAAAGAATCTGTCCTCAACTTTGTTCCATGGAAAAGTTTGCCTCTTATTGCCTTACTGAACCCG GCAGCGGCAGTGATGCTGCGTCGCTCTTAACGAGTGCGCAGCGCCAAGGCGACCATTACGTCTTGAATGGTTCCAAG GCGTTCATCAGTGGAGGCGGCGAGTCTGACATTTACGTGGTCATGTGTCGCACAGGGGCCAAAGGTCCGAAAGGCATCTCGTGTCTAGTAGTGGAAAAGGGAACGCCAGGCCTCAGTTTTGGCAAAAAGGAGCAAAAG GTGGGGTGGAACTCGCAGCCCACCAGGGCCGTCATGTTTGAGGATTGTGCTGTTCCTGTCAGCAACCTGCTGGGAGTTGAAGGTCAAGGTTTCACAATTGCCATGAAAGGACTGAACGGAGGCAGGATTAATATTG CTTCGTGTTCTCTGGGCGCGGCCCACGCCTCCGTCCAGCTGGCTCGGGACCACCTGTTGGTGCGGAAGCAATTTGGGGAGACGCTCTCCAACAACCAG TTCCTTCAGTTCAAACTGGCAGAAATGGCTACCGATTTGGTGGCGTCTCGCCTTTTGGTACGTCAGGCCGCGGTAGCGCTTCAGGAGGAACGAGCGGACGCCGTGCAGCTGTGCTCTATGGCCAAACTCTTTGCCACGGACCACTGCTTCAAT ATCTGCAACCAGGCTCTCCAGATGCACGGAGGCTACGGCTACCTGAAGGACTACGCCGTGCAGCAGTTTGTGCGCGACATCCGCGTGCATCAGATCTTAGAAG GAACCAACGAGGTGATGAGGATGATCATCTCACGCAGTCTTCTGACGGAGTCCTGA
- the thyn1 gene encoding thymocyte nuclear protein 1 isoform X2 has product MPPKKRLRNLRTLNTNGDTEKEVSSSPKPSLKRKDSSSAMALEVLANISSSLNLQFGIEDLKALPDQTSCWDGVRNYQARNFMRQMKEGQLAFFYHSNCKEPGIAGIMKIVKEAYVDHTQFDKKDVHYDASSKPENPKWSMVDVQYQRMLKRFLPLAELKKYHLQHMTKGGPLKDVMLFTRARLSVQPLTAEEFDFVLNLEDQEPL; this is encoded by the exons ATGCCTCCAAAGAAGAGATTGAGAAATTTAAGAACACTCAATACAA ATGGGGACACTGAAAAAGAGGTCAGTTCTTCTCCAAAACCGAGCCTCAAGAGGAAGGATTCATCTTCTGCGATGGCTTTGGAGG TGCTTGCAAACATCTCATCGTCATTGAATCTACAGTTTGGAATTGAGGACCTGAAGGCTTTGCCCGATCAGACCAGCTGTTGGGACGGTGTCCGCAACTATCAG GCACGCAACTTCATGCGTCAAATGAAAGAGGGCCAGTTGGCCTTCTTCTACCACAGCAATTGCAAAGAACCCGGCATAGCAGGAATCATGAAA ATCGTGAAGGAAGCGTATGTGGACCACACTCAATTTGACAAGAAAGATGTTCATTATGATGCGAGCAGCAAGCCAGAGAATCCCAAGTGGAGCATG GTGGATGTGCAGTACCAAAGAATGTTGAAACGTTTTCTTCCCCTGGCGGAACTCAAAAAGTACCACCTGCAACATATGACCAAGGGGGGTCCTCTGAAGGACGTCATGCTCTTCACCAGGGCACGGCTGTCCGTGCAGCCTCTCACTGCTG AGGAATTTGACTTTGTTCTGAACTTGGAGGATCAAGAACCGCTGTGA
- the thyn1 gene encoding thymocyte nuclear protein 1 isoform X1, whose amino-acid sequence MPPKKRLRNLRTLNTNGDTEKEVSSSPKPSLKRKDSSSAMALEGTSTEQYCRWLMKSEPESRFENGIDVKFGIEDLKALPDQTSCWDGVRNYQARNFMRQMKEGQLAFFYHSNCKEPGIAGIMKIVKEAYVDHTQFDKKDVHYDASSKPENPKWSMVDVQYQRMLKRFLPLAELKKYHLQHMTKGGPLKDVMLFTRARLSVQPLTAEEFDFVLNLEDQEPL is encoded by the exons ATGCCTCCAAAGAAGAGATTGAGAAATTTAAGAACACTCAATACAA ATGGGGACACTGAAAAAGAGGTCAGTTCTTCTCCAAAACCGAGCCTCAAGAGGAAGGATTCATCTTCTGCGATGGCTTTGGAGGGTACGAGCACCGAGCAATATTGTCGCTGGCTCATGAAGTCTGAGCCAGAGAGCCGTTTTGAGAACGGCATTGACGTCAAG TTTGGAATTGAGGACCTGAAGGCTTTGCCCGATCAGACCAGCTGTTGGGACGGTGTCCGCAACTATCAG GCACGCAACTTCATGCGTCAAATGAAAGAGGGCCAGTTGGCCTTCTTCTACCACAGCAATTGCAAAGAACCCGGCATAGCAGGAATCATGAAA ATCGTGAAGGAAGCGTATGTGGACCACACTCAATTTGACAAGAAAGATGTTCATTATGATGCGAGCAGCAAGCCAGAGAATCCCAAGTGGAGCATG GTGGATGTGCAGTACCAAAGAATGTTGAAACGTTTTCTTCCCCTGGCGGAACTCAAAAAGTACCACCTGCAACATATGACCAAGGGGGGTCCTCTGAAGGACGTCATGCTCTTCACCAGGGCACGGCTGTCCGTGCAGCCTCTCACTGCTG AGGAATTTGACTTTGTTCTGAACTTGGAGGATCAAGAACCGCTGTGA